The DNA window GGTGTTCGACGGCGTCGTCCACGTGCTGAAGCCAGCGCCAGTGGTGCAGGCCTTTGCTCAACTCGGATTTCCGCTCGGCGCATCGGTCGGATTGGGCATCGTCGAGTTGGTGTGTACGGCGCTCTACGCGATTCCGCGCACCGCGGCACTCGGCGCGGTGTTGCTCACGGCCTACTTCGGCGGCGCCGTCGCGACACAATTGCGCGCGGGATCTGGAGCATTCGAGACGATCTTCCCGGTGATCATCGGCGCCATCATGTGGGCGGGTCTCGCTCTGCGCGACGGACGCGTGCGCGGTTTTATCAACTCCTAGTGGAGCGTGATTGAAATGATGAG is part of the Gemmatimonadaceae bacterium genome and encodes:
- a CDS encoding DoxX family protein — encoded protein: MQSASLVNHSTRSAAWTGRALSTIVVLFMVFDGVVHVLKPAPVVQAFAQLGFPLGASVGLGIVELVCTALYAIPRTAALGAVLLTAYFGGAVATQLRAGSGAFETIFPVIIGAIMWAGLALRDGRVRGFINS